The proteins below come from a single Parachlamydiales bacterium genomic window:
- a CDS encoding sodium:alanine symporter family protein — protein sequence MLSWMDILYACIWSWPLPLLVMGVGLYFTIRLGGIQFTQLRYALSLVLRHEKSQAKGDISHFESLMTALAATIGIGNIAGVATAITVGGMGALFWMWVTAIIGMATKFAEAVLAVKYRTMDKRGEMSGGPMYFIERGLNWRWLAFAFAFFGAIAAFGGGNMLQANSVADVMKATFNVDPNWTGVVLAVLVALTLIGGIKSIGKVASVLVPLMAIIYIGGALVVLVTFWENIPQVFVNIVTAAFTGQAAFGGFMGATIVMAIQVGASRGLMTSEAGLGTASIAAAAAVTDVPCRQALVSMTGAFLATVIMCTVTGLVIGVTGVFGSVDEAGKLMTGASLTLKAFNMAIPGGHYIVTVGLILFAFTTIVGWAYYGEKCMEYLMGEKAIPWYRALFTLVVIPGAILDLEIVWKLSDITNGLMAFPNLIGLIALASVVFAEAKEFAQQRKLEIAAEKG from the coding sequence GTGTTATCATGGATGGATATACTTTATGCTTGTATTTGGAGCTGGCCTCTTCCACTTCTCGTAATGGGTGTGGGTTTATATTTCACAATCCGTTTAGGAGGAATCCAATTTACCCAATTGCGTTATGCACTCTCTTTAGTCTTAAGGCATGAAAAATCACAGGCTAAGGGAGATATTTCGCATTTCGAATCCTTAATGACCGCCTTGGCAGCCACTATCGGCATAGGTAACATCGCAGGTGTGGCAACAGCTATCACTGTGGGCGGAATGGGTGCGCTATTTTGGATGTGGGTAACCGCAATTATCGGCATGGCTACGAAATTTGCTGAGGCAGTGTTAGCCGTAAAGTATCGTACCATGGACAAACGTGGCGAGATGAGCGGTGGACCTATGTATTTTATCGAGCGTGGTCTCAATTGGCGTTGGTTAGCTTTTGCATTCGCTTTCTTTGGTGCCATCGCAGCTTTTGGCGGGGGCAACATGCTTCAGGCTAACTCTGTTGCTGACGTCATGAAGGCAACATTTAATGTGGATCCCAACTGGACAGGAGTTGTTTTAGCTGTATTGGTGGCACTGACACTCATAGGGGGGATCAAAAGCATAGGTAAAGTAGCCAGCGTATTAGTCCCTTTGATGGCTATCATCTACATCGGTGGCGCCCTTGTTGTGTTGGTCACGTTTTGGGAGAACATTCCTCAAGTATTTGTAAATATCGTGACAGCTGCATTTACTGGTCAGGCAGCTTTTGGCGGTTTTATGGGTGCGACTATTGTAATGGCAATTCAAGTAGGGGCAAGCCGGGGGTTGATGACGAGTGAAGCTGGATTAGGAACAGCTTCTATTGCAGCAGCGGCCGCAGTGACAGACGTTCCTTGCCGTCAAGCTTTAGTCTCTATGACAGGTGCTTTTCTGGCAACAGTCATCATGTGTACAGTCACGGGCCTAGTGATTGGGGTGACCGGGGTGTTTGGCAGCGTGGATGAAGCCGGAAAGCTGATGACAGGCGCTAGTTTGACATTAAAGGCTTTTAATATGGCTATTCCAGGTGGACATTATATTGTCACGGTAGGTTTGATTCTTTTCGCTTTTACCACTATTGTAGGCTGGGCTTATTATGGCGAAAAGTGCATGGAATATCTGATGGGTGAAAAAGCAATCCCTTGGTACCGCGCCTTATTTACACTTGTAGTTATTCCCGGAGCTATTTTGGATCTTGAGATTGTATGGAAGCTTTCTGACATCACAAACGGGTTAATGGCCTTCCCTAACTTGATAGGACTGATTGCATTAGCAAGTGTTGTTTTTGCAGAAGCGAAAGAGTTTGCGCAACAACGCAAGCTGGAAATCGCTGCAGAAAAAGGGTAA
- a CDS encoding sodium:alanine symporter family protein: MLIIHWLELLNSWLWSGPLLLLLFGTGLYLTIILKGFQFRYLGYAFRAAIAKQQTQAKGDISHFEALMTSLAGAIGTGSIVGVATAVAVGGLGAIFWMWVTALLGMATKYAESLLAVKYRHMDARGEMIGGPMQYIENGLGWKKFAILFAVLGVIATFGTGNMVQVNAIVEGVGHVWNINPLWTGLVVLVFTGLVVIGGIRSIGHVAAVLVPLMATFYIIAALIVIGAHIEHIPAALQHIVSSAFTGQAAIGAFTGSTVVLALQLGISNSIFSNESGLGISTIAAAAAKTDSPARQGMITMTGALISTMIVCTMTGLVLSVTEVLGATTLEGQMLNGASMAITAFKKTITGGEYVVAIGLILFAYTTIIAWAYYGEKCFEYLFGEKWIYFYRIIYILVILPGAILDLETVWLVANVANALMVIPNLIAVLGLSKVVVSETNKLIEETK, encoded by the coding sequence ATGTTAATTATTCATTGGTTAGAACTACTTAATTCATGGCTTTGGAGCGGGCCCTTGCTGCTCTTGCTATTCGGCACAGGTCTTTACCTGACTATTATTCTTAAAGGATTTCAGTTTCGATATCTAGGGTACGCTTTTCGCGCCGCAATAGCAAAACAACAAACTCAAGCCAAAGGTGACATTAGCCATTTTGAAGCATTGATGACTTCTCTTGCCGGTGCGATTGGAACCGGATCTATCGTCGGGGTTGCTACAGCTGTTGCCGTGGGCGGCTTAGGTGCCATTTTCTGGATGTGGGTTACAGCATTATTAGGAATGGCGACTAAATACGCTGAATCTCTTCTTGCTGTAAAATATCGTCATATGGATGCCCGCGGTGAGATGATCGGCGGCCCCATGCAATATATAGAAAATGGTCTGGGCTGGAAAAAGTTTGCTATATTGTTCGCTGTCTTAGGCGTGATCGCAACTTTTGGCACCGGTAACATGGTTCAAGTGAATGCCATAGTCGAAGGGGTCGGACATGTCTGGAATATCAATCCTCTTTGGACAGGGCTTGTCGTATTAGTTTTCACCGGTTTAGTTGTGATTGGCGGTATCCGCAGTATTGGACATGTAGCAGCAGTTCTCGTCCCTCTTATGGCAACTTTCTATATTATCGCAGCATTAATAGTCATTGGGGCTCACATCGAACATATTCCGGCTGCCTTGCAGCACATTGTTTCAAGTGCATTCACCGGACAAGCGGCAATAGGCGCCTTTACAGGTTCAACGGTTGTCTTAGCTTTGCAGTTGGGCATTTCAAACAGTATTTTTTCCAATGAATCCGGACTGGGTATTTCAACGATTGCCGCCGCCGCAGCAAAAACTGATAGCCCCGCACGTCAGGGGATGATTACAATGACCGGTGCGCTGATTTCCACAATGATCGTCTGCACTATGACAGGGTTGGTTTTATCCGTAACAGAGGTTTTAGGTGCGACTACACTGGAAGGGCAAATGTTAAACGGCGCTTCTATGGCAATCACAGCCTTTAAGAAAACGATTACCGGCGGTGAATACGTTGTAGCTATCGGCCTTATATTGTTTGCCTATACTACAATTATCGCATGGGCATATTACGGTGAGAAATGCTTTGAGTATCTTTTTGGCGAAAAATGGATCTATTTCTATCGCATCATCTATATTCTTGTGATTTTACCAGGCGCTATTTTAGATCTTGAAACCGTTTGGTTGGTTGCCAACGTGGCAAACGCTTTAATGGTTATTCCTAACCTGATAGCAGTTTTAGGTCTATCTAAAGTCGTTGTATCTGAAACAAATAAACTCATCGAAGAAACTAAATAA
- a CDS encoding glycosyltransferase family 2 protein: MQQVKYSVVIPMKNEENNVGELIKELEPIMESLKQPWELICINDGSTDSTLAVLKKLMQEKPYLRILNFDRNYGQSSAFDAGFRASRGEFTITMDGDLQNDPADIPKLLHIAENADLVCGQRVKRKDSVNKKVISWLGNVVRSRFCQDGVKDTGCSLKVFRTLCLNKIKMYQGMHRFLPALFKIEGLRITEVPVNHRHRKHGKTKYNLFNRSFNTIADMLAVRWMRNRHLKYKIEKEVV, translated from the coding sequence ATGCAGCAAGTTAAATATAGCGTTGTCATTCCGATGAAGAACGAAGAAAATAATGTCGGCGAGCTTATAAAAGAGCTTGAGCCTATAATGGAAAGCTTGAAACAGCCTTGGGAACTCATCTGCATTAATGACGGTTCCACAGATAGTACTCTGGCAGTCCTGAAAAAGCTTATGCAAGAAAAACCTTACTTGCGCATCCTCAATTTTGACAGAAACTATGGACAATCCAGCGCTTTTGATGCGGGCTTCCGCGCTTCAAGAGGGGAGTTCACCATTACAATGGACGGTGACCTGCAAAATGATCCGGCTGATATTCCTAAACTATTGCATATTGCTGAGAATGCTGATTTAGTCTGCGGTCAGCGGGTAAAACGCAAGGATTCTGTTAATAAAAAAGTCATCTCTTGGCTTGGTAATGTTGTCAGAAGCCGCTTCTGCCAAGATGGAGTTAAAGATACCGGATGTTCATTGAAAGTCTTCCGTACGTTATGCCTAAATAAAATAAAAATGTATCAAGGGATGCACCGCTTTCTCCCGGCTCTATTTAAGATTGAAGGCCTGCGCATCACCGAAGTTCCGGTCAACCATCGCCACCGCAAGCATGGAAAAACCAAATACAACCTCTTCAACCGTTCTTTCAATACTATTGCAGATATGCTCGCTGTCCGTTGGATGCGTAATAGGCATTTGAAATACAAAATCGAGAAAGAAGTCGTATGA
- a CDS encoding J domain-containing protein, translating into MANVGIYTVVLDKTIHIDHELLDKFNSVDSKTNRIGFYVLGDGFHLTTETLAKDLNVSLNTNLASLSALFASPNALLDGVTGERELCGNFLPHHAVGAAKLFNFLNQKIEKYNGKIHAIFENRFIRFLAAIPLVGSFVRSFFSEAFDLKEMEKRSIKAFFVVGKTNIATQEDNDNITNLVTERNDTTELNYLEVFNHFQKILPYSLNAEKFKTEMNDPTIVTRELALRKFIDLTNLYNTAKDNQKTKLDLTEKVNFKLTDEEWSKLSTHAQEVYYERLRQLIPQLSKAKSIREGNLQEAEEDSYTALRDKCNQLLRELALEDNIKRELPMILVEEVETAKKTVLDAYGRWQAKRVEKLKDQSVEDVLGSKDFSECQKRYRALMLRWGSNPSYESSRTILNNAYSKILLGQMVSLPCKKSEHRLPEEFIDAISLEELQSHNNRFLELLKDYKNLPTPKQYRPADEISAFVKEGYERTKERLCKALQCVRKNKKEFALSNKEAEAPKDPKKPLLLTFGTDKPKSVSIEKLQKMFSCIEQVMCERDDQAESTSINTDLGKEIYAEINKTLQSLCEQFVQHYAEYLKDNYQQIMDLTVKALPQSNNPFVRFLDTIQAAWKARFEEEKANFERAERQFSIVLFQEKASVISYAKDYKSKIIKELILPYMDKNYVDMFMDKEDAYKRSLALIELHKMLESDERRSIVDILDPNKELSENLELLEEKKIALMNAIATELRQRNEKEDPVTVAKIKKIQAYVETEWNKLLKEKYPVLFEYCNIVIDMNVDKSVSASLDQKKLILEKLAEYKKTENPASIKMKIVYVETLFAIAEQLGLAKQISSMGNFSEDSTQQILRNQIPNYYSASDETIRKHYVTLQYGIPFASTLVQIKKRYRHISIILHPDKRSYPAEVNVSKEVLEYIENKHKLLPKESFIVDGE; encoded by the coding sequence ATGGCGAATGTGGGCATATATACGGTTGTTCTAGACAAAACAATTCATATAGATCATGAACTGCTTGATAAGTTTAATTCTGTAGACTCTAAAACTAATAGAATAGGTTTTTATGTTCTAGGAGATGGATTTCATCTTACTACAGAAACTTTGGCTAAGGATCTTAATGTTTCTTTAAACACTAATCTCGCTTCCCTTTCAGCACTTTTCGCTTCACCTAATGCCCTTTTGGATGGTGTTACCGGTGAAAGAGAATTATGTGGGAATTTCTTACCCCATCATGCAGTGGGTGCGGCAAAACTCTTTAACTTTCTAAATCAGAAAATAGAAAAATATAACGGAAAGATCCACGCTATCTTTGAAAATAGATTTATTCGTTTTTTAGCTGCAATACCTTTAGTTGGATCCTTCGTAAGATCGTTTTTTTCAGAGGCTTTTGACCTCAAAGAAATGGAAAAAAGATCTATCAAAGCTTTTTTTGTTGTGGGTAAGACCAATATTGCCACGCAAGAAGATAATGACAATATTACTAACCTAGTCACAGAGCGTAACGACACTACGGAATTAAATTATCTAGAAGTCTTTAATCATTTTCAAAAGATACTACCGTATAGCCTCAACGCTGAAAAATTCAAAACTGAGATGAATGACCCCACTATTGTAACCCGAGAGCTAGCTTTAAGAAAATTCATTGACCTGACAAATCTGTATAATACAGCCAAAGATAATCAAAAAACGAAACTAGACCTAACTGAAAAGGTCAATTTCAAATTAACTGATGAGGAATGGAGTAAACTGTCCACTCATGCTCAAGAGGTTTATTATGAGCGCTTAAGACAGCTTATCCCTCAACTATCCAAAGCAAAATCCATTCGAGAAGGAAATCTACAAGAAGCTGAAGAGGACTCATATACAGCTTTAAGGGACAAGTGTAATCAGCTTTTAAGAGAGCTTGCATTAGAAGATAATATAAAGAGAGAACTCCCGATGATTTTAGTCGAGGAGGTTGAAACTGCGAAGAAAACTGTACTAGACGCTTATGGCCGTTGGCAAGCGAAGAGGGTAGAAAAGCTAAAGGATCAGTCTGTCGAAGATGTGCTAGGATCTAAAGATTTTTCTGAATGCCAGAAAAGGTATCGAGCTTTAATGCTCAGATGGGGTAGTAACCCATCCTATGAGTCCAGCAGAACAATTCTTAATAATGCGTATTCTAAAATTTTGTTGGGCCAAATGGTTTCATTACCTTGCAAAAAGTCAGAGCATAGACTCCCTGAGGAATTTATTGATGCAATAAGTTTGGAGGAACTCCAATCGCATAATAATCGTTTTTTAGAACTGTTAAAGGATTATAAGAACCTACCCACACCTAAGCAGTACCGTCCGGCAGATGAGATAAGTGCTTTTGTAAAGGAAGGGTATGAAAGAACCAAGGAGCGTTTATGCAAAGCACTCCAATGCGTGCGGAAAAATAAAAAAGAATTTGCCCTATCAAATAAAGAAGCAGAAGCACCTAAAGACCCTAAAAAGCCTTTGCTATTAACGTTTGGTACAGATAAGCCCAAGTCAGTCAGTATTGAAAAATTACAAAAAATGTTTTCATGTATTGAGCAAGTAATGTGCGAACGTGATGACCAAGCTGAGAGCACCTCCATCAATACAGATTTGGGAAAGGAAATATACGCAGAAATAAATAAAACTCTGCAATCTCTTTGTGAACAGTTTGTACAACACTATGCAGAATACCTTAAAGATAATTACCAGCAAATTATGGATCTTACTGTAAAGGCGCTTCCGCAGTCAAATAATCCCTTCGTAAGGTTTCTCGATACAATCCAAGCTGCTTGGAAAGCAAGATTTGAAGAAGAAAAAGCGAACTTTGAAAGGGCTGAACGGCAGTTTAGTATCGTTCTCTTCCAAGAAAAGGCAAGCGTTATAAGTTATGCTAAAGATTATAAATCTAAAATCATAAAAGAATTGATTCTGCCCTATATGGATAAGAATTATGTCGATATGTTCATGGATAAAGAAGATGCGTATAAGCGTTCATTAGCATTAATAGAGCTTCATAAGATGCTGGAATCGGATGAGAGACGCTCCATTGTAGATATCTTAGATCCTAATAAAGAGTTGAGTGAAAATCTTGAGCTGTTAGAAGAAAAGAAAATTGCCCTTATGAATGCTATTGCTACAGAACTTAGGCAGAGAAATGAGAAAGAAGATCCTGTCACCGTAGCAAAGATCAAAAAAATTCAAGCCTATGTTGAAACTGAATGGAATAAACTTCTCAAAGAGAAGTACCCCGTCCTCTTTGAATACTGCAATATAGTGATCGATATGAATGTTGATAAAAGCGTATCTGCTTCATTAGATCAGAAAAAACTAATTCTTGAAAAACTAGCCGAGTATAAAAAAACGGAAAACCCTGCCTCAATCAAAATGAAAATAGTCTATGTAGAAACACTCTTTGCTATTGCTGAGCAGTTAGGGCTTGCTAAGCAAATATCATCAATGGGTAACTTTAGTGAGGATTCAACACAACAGATCCTTAGAAACCAAATTCCTAATTATTACAGTGCTTCTGACGAAACAATTCGTAAACATTATGTTACGCTACAGTATGGGATTCCATTCGCTTCAACTCTAGTGCAAATCAAAAAACGTTATCGTCACATCAGTATAATCCTGCACCCTGATAAAAGGAGCTATCCTGCTGAGGTAAATGTCTCTAAAGAGGTTTTAGAATACATCGAAAACAAGCATAAGCTTTTGCCTAAAGAAAGTTTTATTGTGGATGGGGAGTAA
- the glmM gene encoding phosphoglucosamine mutase, with protein sequence MHHSPQKIFGTDGVRGRANTLPMTVEMALALGRAAGKALRQKYNRPKVVIGKDTRLSCYMFENALIAGLCSMGIDTLMVGPLPTPGVAFITRAYRAAAGIMISASHNPYYDNGIKFFTSEGFKQPDEWEGMIEEWVSVNDFSGSLPQDRDLGRNSKIIDADGRYIEFAKATFPKNLSLKNLSIALDCSNGAGYKVAPLVFYELDASVYVIGNKPDGLNINLGCGSLHPENVQKAVIEKHADIGIALDGDADRVIMVDENAQIVDGDTILAICAADMKKRGCLANDQVVGTVMSNLGFIKAMEAMGITVHQAAVGDRYVIQSMLQYGANLGGEQSGHLIFLDHNTTGDGLVAALQVLRIMIETGSRLSDLCNLYHKYPQAYVNVKVTNKPPLDSLPGLQETISDIKVKLGDSGRILVRYSGTEDICRIMVEGPKQKLVNQYATEIAKTLETELLHSK encoded by the coding sequence ATGCACCACTCTCCCCAAAAAATTTTCGGCACCGACGGCGTCCGAGGCAGAGCTAACACGCTGCCCATGACCGTCGAAATGGCCCTGGCCCTAGGCCGCGCTGCCGGGAAAGCTCTGCGACAAAAATATAACCGCCCCAAAGTTGTTATAGGAAAAGATACCCGCTTATCATGTTACATGTTCGAAAACGCGCTCATCGCCGGACTATGCTCTATGGGTATAGATACTTTGATGGTTGGACCCCTTCCCACTCCTGGCGTAGCCTTCATCACCCGCGCCTATCGCGCTGCAGCAGGCATCATGATCTCTGCCTCACATAACCCCTACTACGATAACGGCATTAAGTTTTTCACATCAGAAGGCTTCAAACAACCTGACGAATGGGAAGGAATGATTGAAGAATGGGTTTCCGTCAATGATTTCAGCGGATCGCTCCCTCAAGATAGAGATCTCGGACGCAACAGCAAAATCATCGATGCCGACGGACGCTACATTGAATTTGCAAAAGCCACTTTCCCTAAAAACCTCTCCCTAAAAAATCTCTCTATCGCACTCGACTGCTCCAACGGCGCCGGCTACAAGGTTGCTCCCCTTGTTTTTTACGAATTAGATGCTTCTGTCTATGTCATAGGAAATAAACCCGACGGCTTAAACATAAACCTAGGCTGCGGTTCTCTCCATCCTGAAAATGTCCAAAAAGCTGTCATAGAAAAACATGCCGATATTGGTATTGCACTTGACGGTGACGCTGACCGCGTTATCATGGTCGACGAAAATGCCCAAATTGTCGATGGAGACACTATCCTCGCTATTTGTGCTGCCGACATGAAAAAACGGGGCTGCCTCGCAAATGATCAAGTTGTAGGCACTGTCATGAGCAATCTCGGTTTTATCAAAGCCATGGAAGCAATGGGCATTACAGTCCACCAAGCTGCTGTCGGCGACCGCTACGTTATCCAGAGCATGCTCCAATACGGCGCTAACCTTGGCGGAGAACAAAGCGGACATCTGATATTCCTTGATCACAATACGACCGGCGACGGCCTAGTTGCTGCCCTGCAAGTGCTGCGCATTATGATCGAAACCGGTTCCAGACTATCAGACCTCTGTAATCTCTATCACAAATATCCTCAGGCTTATGTCAATGTCAAAGTGACTAATAAACCTCCCTTAGATTCTCTTCCAGGCCTTCAGGAAACCATTTCCGACATCAAAGTCAAACTCGGCGACAGCGGCAGGATCCTTGTACGCTATTCCGGAACAGAAGACATCTGCCGTATCATGGTAGAAGGGCCAAAACAAAAGCTCGTCAACCAATATGCTACTGAAATCGCTAAAACTTTAGAAACAGAGCTGCTTCACTCTAAATAG
- the pcnB gene encoding polynucleotide adenylyltransferase PcnB — MQSSQASKKPRIYDFAKHQIDQGLIDPDALFVVKRLRETGYSAYLVGGSVRDLLLKKTPKDYDISTSARPEEVKKVFGRSCLLIGKRFRLAHVRFGHKIMEVSTFRSGENENDLIVHDNKWGTEEEDVIRRDFTINGLFLDPHSMEVIDYVGGWEDLQEHTLRTIGDPMIRFKQDPVRMIRLLKFQARFGFKANDNCIKALRKCSHDITKSAPARVLEEFFRMLESGASAPFFKLMADTGLLELIFPGLNHFLQGPYGVEVLEFLEKADEYNKKDLKRPLDRGVLTACLIYPILEREIETQFLDRDHLPHIGEILHLTDAMVDGVVISSFSHFPKRISSIASFVVSSQYRMTPLSGKKHHRSKLMQNKEFLLALQFLKIRSQVNQELEEDYRSWRNAHHLLEHPGSEHRHQTPHSPRQRNHGQRQADVKPQ; from the coding sequence ATGCAATCATCCCAAGCCTCTAAAAAACCTCGCATCTACGATTTTGCTAAGCATCAAATCGACCAAGGACTTATTGATCCTGATGCCTTATTCGTCGTTAAACGCCTGCGTGAAACTGGGTATTCAGCATACCTAGTCGGTGGCAGCGTCCGCGACCTGCTTTTAAAGAAAACCCCCAAAGATTACGACATTTCTACTTCAGCACGACCTGAAGAGGTAAAAAAAGTTTTCGGTAGATCCTGCCTGCTGATAGGGAAGAGATTCCGGCTAGCGCATGTCCGTTTTGGACATAAAATTATGGAAGTTTCGACATTCCGTTCAGGCGAAAATGAAAATGACCTTATCGTCCATGATAACAAATGGGGGACAGAGGAAGAAGACGTTATCCGCCGCGACTTCACTATCAATGGTCTATTTCTTGACCCGCATTCAATGGAAGTTATCGACTATGTGGGAGGGTGGGAAGACCTTCAGGAACATACTTTACGGACAATCGGCGATCCGATGATACGTTTTAAGCAAGATCCGGTCAGAATGATACGACTCTTAAAGTTCCAAGCAAGATTTGGATTTAAAGCGAACGATAATTGCATTAAAGCGCTCAGGAAATGTTCTCATGACATTACAAAAAGTGCTCCTGCGCGTGTATTGGAAGAGTTTTTCCGTATGCTGGAATCGGGAGCGTCTGCACCATTCTTCAAATTAATGGCCGATACAGGCCTCTTAGAACTCATCTTTCCTGGCCTGAACCACTTTTTGCAGGGACCTTATGGCGTCGAAGTCTTAGAGTTTCTAGAGAAGGCGGATGAATATAATAAGAAAGACCTAAAGCGTCCTCTAGATCGTGGTGTTTTGACTGCCTGCCTGATCTATCCGATCCTTGAAAGGGAAATTGAAACACAATTTTTAGACCGTGACCATTTGCCGCATATTGGCGAGATACTTCACCTGACCGATGCGATGGTGGATGGTGTCGTTATATCCTCTTTTTCACATTTTCCAAAGCGGATCAGCTCGATTGCTTCATTCGTTGTGTCTTCTCAATATCGTATGACACCGTTATCCGGAAAGAAACATCACCGTTCCAAATTAATGCAGAACAAGGAATTTCTTCTTGCGCTGCAATTTTTAAAAATAAGGTCTCAGGTGAACCAGGAGCTAGAAGAAGACTACCGCTCTTGGCGTAATGCACACCATTTATTAGAGCATCCAGGATCAGAACACCGGCATCAAACTCCGCATTCTCCTCGGCAACGTAACCACGGGCAGAGGCAAGCCGATGTCAAACCACAATGA
- the glmS gene encoding glutamine--fructose-6-phosphate transaminase (isomerizing): protein MCGIFGYTGHRKAAKIAIEGLKRLEYRGYDSAGIALLENGNISFNKQRGKVAELEKVLNGHSDNAHLAIAHTRWATHGKPSEINAHPHLDENKTLALVHNGIIENYQALRSMLIEKGVKFTSETDTEVVAHLIAKNYEGNLLATIKHVLTLIQGAFSIALIHKDYPGKIFAFAHHAPLAIGLGVNEAFVSSDATAFGEYTREVTFLGNNEIAVIDANKIELYSVDLAPISREMQQLSASACEINKGKYEHFTLKEIFEQPTTISNAIEGRIIKEYGTASFQELRMNPNDMLSIQRILILACGTSWHAGYLATYLFEDLARIPTQVEISSEYRYKNPVVVPGTLVIAISQSGETADTLAAVRELKAKGANILAICNIDSSTLVREADNTLFLRAGPEIGVCSTKAFTSQVVILTLLALQMARMRHLSKTEGQDFITALEKLPEQVEKVLSMASGIRQLAEKYSHYENFFFLGRRYMYPTAMEGALKLKEISYINANAYAAGEMKHGPIALIGENCPTVAFCANKQTADKFMSNLMEVKSRNGPILAIAEEGMQGLEGIADDVILVPSTIDELAPILSTVAAQLFAYYVALSRGSDIDQPRNLAKSVTVE from the coding sequence ATGTGCGGAATTTTTGGTTACACAGGTCATCGTAAAGCTGCAAAGATAGCTATTGAAGGGCTAAAACGCTTAGAATACCGTGGCTACGATTCTGCCGGGATAGCTCTTTTAGAAAATGGGAACATCTCCTTCAACAAACAGCGCGGTAAAGTCGCAGAATTAGAAAAAGTGCTGAATGGCCACTCGGACAATGCCCATCTCGCCATAGCACACACACGTTGGGCTACCCATGGCAAACCTTCCGAGATCAATGCCCACCCCCATTTGGATGAGAATAAAACTTTAGCGCTAGTCCACAACGGCATCATAGAAAACTACCAAGCCCTGCGCAGTATGCTGATAGAAAAAGGTGTGAAATTCACTTCGGAAACAGATACCGAAGTCGTAGCGCATCTTATTGCAAAAAATTATGAAGGCAATTTGCTTGCAACAATAAAACATGTGCTGACACTAATTCAAGGGGCATTTTCTATCGCACTCATTCATAAAGACTACCCCGGTAAAATCTTTGCCTTCGCCCACCATGCGCCCCTCGCAATTGGACTAGGCGTGAATGAAGCCTTTGTCTCTTCCGATGCCACAGCATTCGGCGAATATACACGTGAAGTAACCTTCCTGGGAAACAATGAAATTGCTGTTATCGATGCAAATAAAATCGAACTATACAGCGTAGACCTTGCCCCCATATCACGCGAAATGCAACAGCTTTCAGCTTCAGCATGCGAAATCAATAAGGGAAAATACGAGCACTTTACCCTGAAAGAGATTTTTGAGCAGCCAACGACCATAAGCAACGCTATTGAAGGACGCATTATTAAAGAATATGGCACTGCCTCATTCCAAGAACTGCGCATGAATCCCAACGACATGTTGTCAATACAACGTATCCTCATACTAGCTTGCGGAACTTCTTGGCATGCAGGCTATCTTGCAACCTACCTTTTTGAGGATCTAGCCCGTATCCCCACGCAAGTAGAGATCTCCTCAGAATACCGCTACAAAAATCCCGTCGTTGTTCCTGGAACATTAGTCATAGCGATAAGCCAATCAGGCGAAACAGCTGACACACTAGCCGCAGTGCGCGAACTGAAAGCAAAAGGCGCCAACATCCTAGCCATTTGCAATATTGACTCTTCTACTTTAGTAAGAGAAGCAGACAACACCCTTTTCCTGCGCGCAGGCCCGGAAATCGGAGTTTGTTCCACTAAAGCCTTTACAAGCCAAGTAGTCATTCTGACCCTTCTCGCACTTCAAATGGCCCGTATGCGCCATCTTTCCAAAACAGAAGGACAGGATTTTATTACTGCGCTTGAAAAATTACCGGAGCAAGTTGAAAAAGTTCTATCGATGGCTTCAGGCATACGACAACTTGCAGAGAAATATTCCCACTACGAGAATTTCTTCTTCCTAGGAAGACGTTATATGTACCCCACAGCAATGGAAGGGGCATTAAAACTAAAAGAGATTTCTTATATCAATGCCAATGCATACGCTGCCGGCGAAATGAAACACGGCCCTATTGCGCTTATTGGAGAGAACTGCCCCACAGTGGCATTCTGCGCTAATAAGCAAACTGCGGACAAATTCATGAGCAATCTCATGGAAGTCAAATCACGCAATGGCCCTATCCTGGCAATTGCAGAAGAAGGAATGCAAGGTCTTGAAGGGATAGCGGATGATGTAATCCTTGTGCCCTCTACAATTGATGAATTAGCCCCTATCTTATCCACTGTGGCTGCCCAACTATTTGCATACTACGTAGCATTAAGCCGCGGTTCGGACATTGACCAACCACGCAATTTAGCTAAGTCCGTCACTGTAGAATAG